TTGAAAAAAAACTCAGTTGTTGGAAGGGCAAGCTGATGTCATATGAAGGTCGACTAGTTTTGATTAACTCCGTATTGACTAGCATGCCAATGTTTTTACTTTCGTTCTTCGAAATTCCGAAAGGGGTCCGAAAGCGGTTTGATTTCTTTAGATCTCGTTTCTTTTGGCAGTCTGATGAGTCCAAGAGGAAGTACCGTCTCGCACGATGGGATATCCTTTGTCGACCTAAAGACCAAGGGGGCCTCAGTATTGAGAACTTGGAGATTAAGAATAAATGCCTTATGAGCAAATGGTTGTATAGGTTAGAGACAGAGCCGGAGGGCATGTGGTCTCAAATCCTGCGCAATAAGTATTTGCACTCGAAAACGCTAGCCCAGGTTACCATCAGACCGACTGATTCACCGTTCTGGAAGGGACTTATGAGAACGAAGGATTTGTTCTTTCGTAGGGTCAAATTCGTGATTGGCAACGGGATGTCAACAAGATTTTGGGAGGACACGTGGCTAGGAGAGACACCTCTGGCCTTACAGTATCCTACCCTTTACAATATTGTGCAACGTAAGGAAGATTACGTAAGTATTGTCTTTCAAAATATTCCCTTGAACATCCAGTTCCGGCGTACGTTAGTGGGTGAGAGATGGACAGCCTGGATGCACCTGGTTCGGAGATTGATTGAAGTTCGACTCTCCAACGTGCCAGACTCCACACACTGGAAGTTAACTAAAAATGGGATATTTACGGTGAAATCATTTTATACGGATTTGATTAATTCTGGCCCCATCCCAAGGTCACTTCATATATGGAAGATTAAGGTTCCTTTGCGGATTAAAATTTTCATGTGGTTTGTTCACAAGCAAGTAATACTCACAAAGGACAACTTACTTAAGAGGCGATGGGTAGGTAACTCgcggtgttgtttttgtgctcaAGATGAGACAATACAACATTTATTTATTGAATGCCCACTTGCCAAGTTACTTTGGAGAACGATTCATATAGCTTTTAATATCAATCCCCCCGTAGATATTGCGTCTTTGTTTGGGACGTGGTTAGCTGGGGTTGAATAGTTCACGGCAGCTcgtattcggattggaatatgtgtgttattatgggctatatggaactgcaGAAACGATATGATATTCACCAGACAACACAACTTaacttttttgcaggttatcttcagagctacagcttggatccgtacgtggtccttactcactcctatggactccagggagcctttggttactgggtgcaaccaaTGGGAGATGGTGGCTCGGGCTATTATATTCAACCGGTTCGGATGGCGGTCGCATAACAGGATAGGAGTCTAAAGACATTGTCCTCATTATCACCGTACCGGTTGTCTTTGTCCGATTGTACTTTTCAGTTTTATGTCCTGTGCTTTGCTCCGTTTGCGAGCTGTAAGACCTTTGTGGTGATACTTTCTGAATTTTTAATAAAAGGGATGCATGCATcattatgatgcagaggccgggggtataCCCCCATTTCCAAAAAAATATGTATCCTCACTTAAGTGGAGTATCAAGTATGTCTCTATGTGCTtcatttttattttcattttcgACATAGGTCTACACACTGCAGTTCAAAATTAATCACATAAAACTTTAGACTGAACTACAACAACAATTGTTTCTTATAAGTTCCCTAAAATATCCCTTACTATTGGTGTACATAGATCATGTATTCCTCTAATAAAAAATGCAATAAATGCCAAACTTGCTGAAATAATTCAGAGATCTAACGGACACCACTATTTGTTCTTAAAATTAACCATATAGGTCGCAACCAACACTAAAATTTATACTCACTCTGGAAACACAAACTGTTCCTATTGTATAATTTCAACTTAAGAGAAACAGTGAGTGAGGATCCACCAGTGTTTATGTACCACGTTTTTGGAAGGGGCCATTGGGCCAGGGgtgggtggggggtggggggggggggcacacctTTTTTTTGTACTTTTTTTTTTGCGCTGTTAGTGTGACAAAAAATTATTTTGTATTGATTGACAGATACCTTATCGTGATTGATGATCTATGGACAACAGAAGCATGGAACACTATTAGATGTTCTCTTGTGGAGAATGATTGTGGTAGTAGAGTTATAACAACAACACGTATTGAAGCTGTAGCTCAGGCATGTTGTTCTTCCCATGGCAGTGTCTACAAGATCAAGCCTCTTAATGACATTGACTCAAGGACGCTGTTTCATAGAAGGATTTTTCACCCCGAAGATGCTTGTCCAGAGGAACTTAAGAGTGTTTCTGATGAAATTTTAATGAAATATGTGGGGGTGCCATTGGCCATACTTAGTGTAGCGAGCATTTTGGCTAGCCCCGAAGGGGTAAAATCAAAGGAAACATGGGAAAAGGTTAAAAATTATTTAGGTTTCCAGTTAGAAGGAAACCCTGCTTTAGGGTTGATGAAACATGTGCTCAATCTTAGCTACAGTGAATTATCTCCGGACCTTAAGACCTGTATGCTATATCTTGGCTTATTTCCTGAAGATGGGGAAATAAGCAAGGATGATTTGGTGAAGAGATGGGTAGTTGAGGGTTTTCTTACAGAAGATTATGGGCCTTATGGACCAGAGGAGATTGCAGAAAGTCATTTTAATGAGCTTATCAATAGGAACATGATCCAAATAGGCAAGTTGGATGACTGCGGGCATGTCTTATCTTGTCGGGTGCATGATCTAATGCTTGACTTTATCATAGTAAAGTCAACAGATGAAAATTTCATCACTATAATTAATGATGTTCACAATACGAAGAAGGGCCATCTGGAAGCTCGTCGGTTATCCCTCCAAGTCAAGAATTCTGAATACTGTCAGGTGCTGGCAGACATGGATCTCGCAAAAGCTCGGTCATGTAACTTCTGGGGGCCATGTGAATTGGTGCCTCCTCTCTCGAGGTTTCAGCTTTTGCGAGTTCTATCTCTACATATTGATCATCGTCATCATTATTGTTCCAGGGGCAACCAGCAACAGTGTGATTTGTCTCCGTTACGCGGCCTTTTCCAACTGAGATATCTGAGTTTGATGAGCAGACACTATTTTATGCTAGATGCTGGTGACTTACCCTCAACGCTGTGGCATCTGATTGTTCCGCCAAATGTGACGGTGAGTGAGATTCGCAGGATGAAAGCCCTCCGAACATTGGATATGTACGAGATATTTCTCCATGATAGACAAAGGTACGAGCAGCATATCCATGGTACCACTATCACAGATGTATGCAGGGAGATAAAACATGAGGCGAACATCAAGGGTTTTTTTTTAGATCATCAGGGGGTTTTGTCGCCCCCCGGTTCCATTCAATAATAAATGAAACCAAGCCAGTCCCAACAACCATGCATGCCTCAAACGCATGTTCTGAAAGAGCAAAAAATAAACAAGTTAAGGAACAAAGGCCTGCAGCCTATTACAGGTTCAGAAATCCAACTCCCTCAGCCCTGAAACACTAAAAACTGATGGAAACACTACAGCATTGAGATCCGCATTCCACCTGCATCAGCCAGCATCCTCATGTCTTCTGCATCAAGCATCTTGCGGACCTCCTTGATATGCTCCATAAGCCCCCCTTCATCTTCTTGAGGGGCTGGATTGGTGTGCCAGGCCAGTCGAGAGGCGACGTAGGACTAGGAATCACCTGGACCGCCTTTTTTGATGGTGGATCACTCGGCCTTGAAGAGTCTGGACCCTGGAACCCCTCTTTGCCAGCCCCAAAATTGAGCTTGGAGTCGGACAAGGCATGAACGGCACCTCCAGTGCTCACCAAGTTCCTTTTCACTCCAAAGTCAACTGGAGTGGGTTTTTGAGTATGCAGGATATCCAGTGTAGTATTCTCTGCATTTTCTTGAGCGAGTCTTTGGTGTACAGAATCATCCACCTTTTGAGGGTCCTTCAGACCAGCCACCAGATCTGCTTAATATCAGACCAGATTGCATTGTCAAAAACATGTTTATTTCTAGTTTTCCACAAGCTCCACAAGACACAAGCACAAAAAGCATTAAGTACTTCATGTTTCTTATTAGCCGGCCAAAATttggcaatggaaaagtaactaGATCCTATTTCTATGGAAAGAAACGAGGAGACTGCACCCTAGATGTTTTTTGCAACCACACAGTCAAAAAACAAATGATTTACAGTTTCCTGTTCAGAGCAGAAAAGACAGTCAGGGTTCCTATCTATCCCCCTTTTAAGCAAATTGTTCTTAGTCATAAGTTTATTATGCGCCAGGAgccagagaaaaacctggattcTGGGAGGCACAACAATGGACCAAACAGAAGGGATATAGACAGGTTTCACCCCTCTAAAATTAATAATAGCATATAGAGAGCTAGAGGAGTAAACCCCCTTGGATTCATACTGCCAGACCATTGCATCATCATCTGTTTTGAGCACAGTCTCTTTTATGATTTGTTCAAGGCAGTACCATTCTTCCAtcatgataggggtaaatattcTGTCTTGGCAAGCTGACCGATCTAAGGGAGTTAACGCTTTGTCGAGGTTCATATGGCGTGGGGGACACTCTTGATCTTCTACTCTCTACCCTCTGCATGCTCCATAGCCTCCAGTGCCTAACCATCCATGGGCATGGTATGCATGAAGACGCCTTGACTTGGTACTTATGGTCCTCACCGCCACGCCATCTTCGTAGATTGCATGTGCTACCCTGGCCTTTCTCCACTGTCCCAGATTGGATCTCCCAACTGGACAAGCTCACAAGTTTGGAAGCTGAACTTGACTCGCTTTCAACGGATGGTGCCGAGATTCTTGGCAAGCTGACCTCGTTGGTGCACCTCAGGTTACATGTCAGGGAGGAGCGTGCTCCCAATGAAGGCGTTTTCATCCGCAGAGCAATGTTCCCAAACCTCAAGAGTTTTTGCTTCAGACACCAGGTGCCTTGCCTCGTGTTTGAGGCAGGGGCCATACCCCTGCTTCAGAGACTCACTGTAGACTGCTACATGAAAGCTGTGCGGCAATCTGATGGTGTACTTGATGGCATCGAGCACCTGGGTAGACTAAAGTCATGCAAGGTGGATATTTACCGTCAACACCGGTTCATTCGTTTCTATGCAGACAGCAGTAGGAAAACCATTACTGGGGTTTTGCACCGACAGCCACATCTGTCGGAGGTTCCAAGGTGGGACTTCCGGTCTCTGAAGGGTGCGTTCAGGGAGGCCATCAACAATCGCCCTGGATGTCCTGATGTTAGCATTCAGGATGCATAAAAGCATCGGGTGACCAAGTGGAGGAACTGCATGGTCAAAATGGTACAGTAAAAATGAACTTTCATTCTCTTGTATATGTTTCTCTTATTTCCATTGTGAAAAATCTCAGCATGTTACTAGCATGACATTAAATTGCTTTGGTCACCAACTGTTTAGTTCTAATCTTTCACATCCCTATACCTGAAAACTTATCTGATCTGCAGGGTGTACAGTGCTATTTCTATGGTGAGAAGAAATGCAGACACCGATGTGGAAAGTCTCAAATCTCAAGCAAGTCTCAGATTTCATCAGTATATGAATACAATAATGTAATCCTATACAGGAAGCCAATCAGACAGTTAACTCACTCTTTTACAGCAGAATAAGTACTGAAGTCTGAAGAACAACCGAAGAAACGACGCAGGACATTTTCTCGTACACTCAGGACCCATGACGGCGGACGCACGCGTCGACTGCGCAGCCACCCACCGTGCTCCCCTGCCTGCGGCAGCCGCCGTGCACCCGTGCCAGCGTGTTGATCAACCCTACCTCGAGTCTGCGGCCGCGTGCGAGATTGGAATTTAGGGAGGCGACGCGCCGGTTAACATGCAACCTCTCGATCATTGTGTTGGTTTATTTTAATGGTAAACCCGACTTTTATTGATTATTGTTTTGGTTTACAGGAATGACAAAGGGATCATGGGGTTCTCCCAGCCACACATGGTGTCCCTGAACTAATGAAGTAAAAAACTTTGCTATATTATGAGCATCTATGTTTCCTTTCCGACCTTCAAAGATGAAATCACATCGAGCAAAAAGTCTCGCCTGAGCTTGGATCTCCTTGATGATATTGCTGTATCTTCCTTCTGACCCCATCTTGATTTCCTCCACTACGGTCTTGCAGTCACACGCAATGTGGTCTGCAtatagtgttggggaacgcagtaatttcaaaaaaaattcctacgcacacgcaggatcatggtgacgcatagcaacgagaggggagagtgttgtccatgtaccctcgtagaccaaaagcggaagcgttagcacaacgtggttgatgtagtcgtacgtcttcacgatccgaccgatcaagtaccgaacgcacggcacctccgagttcagcacacgttcagcccgatgacgtccctcgaactccgttccagccgagtgttgagggagagtttcgtcagcacgacggcgtggtgacgatgatgatgttctaccgacgcagggcttcgtctaagcaccgctacgatattatcgaggtggactatgatggaggggggcaccgcacacggctaaaagatcaatgatcaattgttgtgtctctagggtgccccctgcccccgtatataaaggagcaagggggggggggtgcggccggccaggagggggcgcgccaggaggagtcctactcccaccgggaggtGGACTCCCTCCCtattccttgttggattaggagaagagggggaaagaagaaggaaagggggtgcgccgcccccctctccttgtcctattcagactaggggggaggggggcgcggcccttgccctggccgcctctcctcttctccactaaggcccactatggcccattaacccccggggggttccggtaacccctcaggtactccggtaaaatcccgatttcacccggaacacttccgatatccaaatataggcttccaatatatcaatcttcatgtctcgaccatttcgagactcctcgtcatgtccgtgatcacatccgggactccgaacaaccttcggtacaccaaaacatataaactcataatataactgtcatcgaaacgttaagcgtgcgga
The Aegilops tauschii subsp. strangulata cultivar AL8/78 chromosome 3, Aet v6.0, whole genome shotgun sequence genome window above contains:
- the LOC109750827 gene encoding disease resistance protein RGA5, with protein sequence MEGRYEILGEPTGRPTTRALVAVDPRLWALYPDASGLVGIDGPKEKLAEQLEKGNTQQLKVVSVVGFGGMGKTTLANQVRHKIKSQFDCTAFVSVSQIPNMATILSRTLLQVGGTLPSDSNDDRRLIDCLRDHLKNKRYLIVIDDLWTTEAWNTIRCSLVENDCGSRVITTTRIEAVAQACCSSHGSVYKIKPLNDIDSRTLFHRRIFHPEDACPEELKSVSDEILMKYVGVPLAILSVASILASPEGVKSKETWEKVKNYLGFQLEGNPALGLMKHVLNLSYSELSPDLKTCMLYLGLFPEDGEISKDDLVKRWVVEGFLTEDYGPYGPEEIAESHFNELINRNMIQIGKLDDCGHVLSCRVHDLMLDFIIVKSTDENFITIINDVHNTKKGHLEARRLSLQVKNSEYCQVLADMDLAKARSCNFWGPCELVPPLSRFQLLRVLSLHIDHRHHYCSRGNQQQCDLSPLRGLFQLRYLSLMSRHYFMLDAGDLPSTLWHLIVPPNVTVSEIRRMKALRTLDMYEIFLHDRQRYEQHIHGTTITDVCREIKHEANIKGLGKLTDLRELTLCRGSYGVGDTLDLLLSTLCMLHSLQCLTIHGHGMHEDALTWYLWSSPPRHLRRLHVLPWPFSTVPDWISQLDKLTSLEAELDSLSTDGAEILGKLTSLVHLRLHVREERAPNEGVFIRRAMFPNLKSFCFRHQVPCLVFEAGAIPLLQRLTVDCYMKAVRQSDGVLDGIEHLGRLKSCKVDIYRQHRFIRFYADSSRKTITGVLHRQPHLSEVPRWDFRSLKGAFREAINNRPGCPDVSIQDA